A genomic region of Acidobacteriota bacterium contains the following coding sequences:
- the mfd gene encoding transcription-repair coupling factor has translation MRLEFIGDTIESIRRYDPASQRSVETLDRASVVPLREVFEADDDEDRLDRQADLLDFTRRGARARFVVAEADLVLEQAAKYDEQVRSSHSDAVARGQTALEPDELMASWDRLAEVLGRATRVDELAVAGADGPAARHVPCQPATEYRGRVADWVAAIRQARERGETVVFVVGSTGRAERSIELLREYDLVAQTVDRAESLAGASVLVAIGRITKGFRLPEARLQLVAETDVFEEERQAQDRRRAAAARAFLSDFRDLKVGDLVVHVDHGIGRFVGLKRIDLGASAQEFMELRYAGEDKLFVPVERLDLVQKYVGGARPSVDRLGGASWEKAKSRVKKAMRDMADELLKLYAARRAMPGFAFGADTHWQEEFEAAFEYDLTPDQANAITDIKRDMESPVPMDRLLCGDVGYGKTEVAMRAAFKAVMDGKQVAVLAPTTVLAFQHLKTLRTRFAAFPVSIDMVSRFRTKAEQKAVLADLAAGKLDILVGTHRLLSKDVQFRDLGLLVVDEEQRFGVVHKERLKQIRRKVDVLTMSATPIPRTLNMSLVGIRDMSIIETPPRDRLAIQTQVVKFDQRVIASAIRHEIERGGQVYVVHNRVESIHSMAALLSRLVPEARVGIGHGQLSEDALEKVMVEFVTGRHDVLLATTIIENGLDIPNANTMIINRADRYGLSQLYQLRGRVGRSDRRAYAYLLIPPEESLSSVARKRLAAIKEFSDLGSGFRVAALDLEIRGAGNLLGGEQSGHIEAIGFEMYAKLLDETIRELKGEDLEDEVRTAVNLAVDVRIDADYIADMTQRLGLYRRIASARSDDELTGVLDEVRDRYGPLPPSMLNLAGHASLRLLAERLRVESLDREGQIVVIKFRPDASIDPARLVRLLERRPDVQLAPPAILRLDLRPPIVAPRPSRGGSAGRKGGAGPVVPARTSWWTVRAGAGEVTPGFSREAILRQAPDDPRAPGGLFERLGGLLAELSDSA, from the coding sequence ATCAGGCTCGAGTTCATCGGCGACACGATCGAGTCGATCCGGCGCTACGACCCTGCCAGCCAGCGGTCGGTCGAGACGCTCGACCGCGCGAGCGTCGTCCCGCTGCGCGAGGTGTTCGAGGCCGACGACGACGAAGACCGGCTCGATCGGCAGGCAGACCTGCTCGACTTCACCCGTCGTGGCGCGCGCGCCCGGTTCGTCGTCGCCGAAGCCGATCTGGTGTTGGAGCAGGCGGCGAAGTACGACGAGCAGGTCCGGTCGAGCCACAGCGATGCCGTCGCGCGCGGACAGACCGCTCTCGAGCCCGATGAGCTGATGGCGTCGTGGGATCGGCTGGCAGAGGTGCTCGGCCGGGCGACCCGGGTCGATGAGCTGGCGGTCGCCGGGGCCGACGGTCCCGCGGCCCGCCACGTGCCCTGCCAGCCGGCCACGGAGTACCGCGGGCGGGTGGCCGACTGGGTGGCGGCCATCCGGCAGGCGCGCGAACGCGGCGAGACCGTGGTGTTCGTCGTCGGGTCGACCGGGCGCGCCGAGCGCAGCATCGAGTTGCTGCGAGAGTACGACCTCGTGGCGCAAACGGTCGATCGGGCGGAGTCGCTCGCCGGCGCGTCGGTCCTCGTGGCGATCGGGCGGATCACCAAGGGTTTCCGCCTGCCCGAGGCGCGCCTGCAACTGGTCGCCGAAACCGATGTCTTCGAGGAGGAGCGTCAGGCGCAGGATCGCCGCCGCGCGGCCGCCGCCCGCGCGTTCCTGTCCGACTTCCGCGACTTGAAGGTCGGCGACCTCGTCGTGCACGTCGACCACGGCATCGGAAGGTTCGTCGGCCTCAAGCGCATCGACCTGGGGGCGTCCGCCCAGGAGTTCATGGAGCTGCGCTACGCGGGCGAGGACAAGCTCTTCGTTCCCGTCGAGCGGCTCGATCTGGTGCAGAAGTACGTGGGCGGCGCCCGCCCGTCCGTCGACCGGCTCGGGGGGGCGAGCTGGGAGAAGGCGAAGTCGCGCGTGAAGAAGGCCATGCGCGACATGGCCGACGAGCTACTCAAGCTCTATGCCGCCCGCCGCGCGATGCCCGGCTTCGCCTTCGGCGCCGATACGCACTGGCAGGAGGAGTTCGAGGCCGCGTTCGAGTACGACCTCACGCCCGACCAGGCCAACGCCATCACCGACATCAAGCGCGACATGGAGTCGCCGGTGCCCATGGACCGCCTGCTCTGCGGCGACGTGGGGTACGGCAAGACGGAAGTCGCCATGCGCGCGGCATTCAAGGCCGTGATGGACGGCAAGCAGGTCGCGGTGCTCGCTCCGACGACGGTGCTCGCTTTCCAGCATCTCAAGACGCTGCGCACGCGCTTTGCCGCGTTCCCCGTGTCGATCGACATGGTCAGCCGGTTCCGCACGAAGGCCGAGCAGAAGGCGGTCCTCGCCGATCTGGCCGCCGGCAAGCTCGACATCCTGGTCGGCACGCACCGCCTGCTCTCGAAAGACGTGCAGTTTCGCGATCTCGGCCTGCTCGTCGTCGACGAAGAACAGCGCTTCGGCGTCGTGCACAAGGAGCGACTGAAGCAGATCCGCCGCAAGGTCGACGTGCTGACGATGTCGGCGACGCCAATCCCGAGGACGCTCAACATGTCACTCGTCGGCATTCGTGACATGTCGATCATCGAGACACCACCGCGCGATCGCCTCGCGATCCAGACCCAGGTGGTGAAGTTCGACCAGCGGGTGATCGCGAGCGCCATCCGTCACGAAATCGAACGGGGCGGGCAGGTGTACGTGGTCCACAACCGGGTCGAGTCAATTCACTCGATGGCGGCGCTGCTCTCGAGGCTGGTTCCGGAGGCGCGAGTCGGCATCGGCCACGGGCAGTTGAGCGAGGACGCGCTCGAGAAGGTCATGGTCGAGTTCGTGACCGGCAGGCACGACGTCCTGCTGGCGACCACCATCATCGAGAATGGGCTCGACATCCCGAACGCGAACACCATGATCATCAACCGGGCCGATCGCTACGGGCTCTCGCAGCTCTACCAGCTGCGGGGCCGCGTCGGTCGGTCCGACCGCCGGGCCTACGCCTACCTGCTGATCCCGCCCGAGGAGAGCCTCTCGTCGGTCGCGCGAAAGCGCCTCGCCGCCATCAAGGAGTTCTCCGACCTCGGCAGCGGCTTCCGGGTCGCGGCGCTCGACCTCGAGATCCGTGGGGCCGGCAACCTGCTCGGCGGGGAGCAAAGCGGCCACATCGAGGCGATTGGCTTCGAGATGTACGCGAAGCTGCTCGACGAGACGATTCGCGAACTGAAGGGTGAGGACCTCGAAGACGAGGTCCGGACCGCCGTCAACCTCGCGGTCGACGTCCGGATCGACGCCGACTACATCGCGGACATGACGCAGCGGCTGGGCCTCTACCGGAGAATCGCCTCGGCACGCAGCGACGACGAGCTCACCGGGGTGCTCGACGAGGTGCGCGACCGGTACGGCCCGCTTCCGCCGTCGATGCTGAACCTGGCCGGCCACGCCAGCCTCCGCCTGCTGGCCGAGCGCCTGCGGGTCGAGTCACTCGACCGCGAGGGCCAGATCGTCGTCATAAAGTTCAGGCCCGACGCGTCCATCGACCCGGCCAGGCTCGTCAGGCTGCTCGAGCGGCGCCCGGACGTGCAACTGGCGCCCCCGGCCATCCTGCGGCTCGATCTGCGCCCGCCGATCGTGGCGCCGAGACCTTCGCGCGGCGGCAGCGCCGGCCGCAAGGGGGGCGCAGGACCGGTGGTGCCCGCGAGGACCTCGTGGTGGACCGTGCGGGCCGGCGCGGGCGAGGTCACGCCGGGGTTCTCGCGCGAGGCCATTCTGCGGCAGGCCCCGGACGACCCGCGGGCCCCCGGCGGCCTCTTCGAGCGCCTTGGCGGCCTGCTGGCCGAGTTGAGCGATTCGGCGTAG
- the rfaE2 gene encoding D-glycero-beta-D-manno-heptose 1-phosphate adenylyltransferase, with the protein MTPGHPRATLTLAEAAELTTRWRADGLRVAFTNGVFDLLHPGHVRYLRAARAEADVLLVAVNSDRSVRENKGPGRPVVPEAERAELLAALEVVDAVLIFDEETPARVVEAIQPDVLVKGADWPADQIVGRDTVERRGGRVVLAPVEAGYSTTRIVERVAALKRLK; encoded by the coding sequence ATGACGCCGGGGCACCCGCGCGCGACGCTCACGCTGGCCGAGGCCGCCGAGTTGACAACCCGGTGGCGGGCCGACGGCCTCCGCGTCGCGTTCACCAACGGCGTCTTCGACCTCCTGCACCCCGGGCACGTGCGCTACCTCCGCGCCGCACGCGCGGAAGCCGACGTGCTCCTCGTCGCCGTGAACTCGGATCGTTCCGTGAGGGAGAACAAGGGTCCCGGCCGGCCCGTCGTTCCGGAGGCGGAACGGGCCGAACTGCTCGCCGCGCTCGAGGTGGTCGACGCGGTCCTCATCTTCGACGAGGAGACGCCGGCGCGGGTCGTCGAGGCGATTCAGCCGGATGTCCTCGTCAAGGGGGCCGACTGGCCCGCCGACCAGATCGTCGGCCGCGACACGGTCGAACGCCGGGGAGGTCGGGTGGTACTCGCGCCGGTCGAGGCCGGCTACTCGACGACCCGCATCGTCGAACGGGTCGCGGCGCTGAAGCGTCTCAAGTGA
- a CDS encoding ABC transporter ATP-binding protein, with the protein MAIDARHVTKIYRRYSRRRQFATLKSALLSGTMLSDLRPDETFEALNDVSFSVDAGRTFGIIGRNGSGKSTMLKCVAGITKPTSGTVRVDGRISALIELGAGFHPEISGRENVFINGIMLGLSKREIGRRFDEIVQFAELERFIDAPVKTYSSGMYMRLGFAVAIHVDPDVLLVDEVLAVGDEGFTHKCLDKFGEFRRRGKTILIVTHSLGLVERFCDEALWLDAGRVRAQGDPKRVIDAYLIDVERSESGQLAESDRRAKAEAETAPAPDDRPRPDHPVDTAEGPQDMFRATEGRWGSRDVEITEVELVGPDGRPDRIFRSGDPLEVRLRVHAPRPTADFVFGVGLFNADGVCIYGTNTDLEEFVPDRLEGDGVVTFVVDSLDLVEGTYKLDVAVHKRDGVPYDYHRSLYSFRVKSRVKDVGIYRPRHRWDFSPAVRFKLPSR; encoded by the coding sequence CTGGCGATCGACGCCCGACACGTCACCAAGATTTACCGGCGCTACAGCCGCCGGCGGCAGTTCGCCACGCTCAAGAGCGCGCTGCTGTCCGGCACGATGCTGAGCGACCTCCGGCCCGACGAGACGTTCGAGGCGCTCAACGACGTCTCGTTCAGCGTCGATGCCGGCCGCACCTTCGGGATCATCGGGCGCAACGGGTCGGGCAAGAGCACGATGCTCAAGTGCGTCGCGGGCATCACGAAACCGACGTCGGGCACCGTGCGGGTCGACGGCCGGATCTCGGCGCTGATCGAGCTCGGTGCGGGATTCCACCCCGAGATCTCCGGCCGGGAGAACGTCTTCATCAACGGCATCATGCTGGGGCTGTCGAAGCGCGAGATCGGCCGCCGCTTCGACGAGATCGTGCAGTTCGCCGAACTCGAGCGCTTCATCGACGCGCCCGTCAAGACCTACTCGTCGGGCATGTACATGCGGCTCGGCTTCGCCGTCGCCATCCACGTCGATCCAGACGTGCTGCTCGTCGACGAGGTGCTCGCGGTCGGCGACGAGGGGTTCACGCACAAGTGCCTCGACAAGTTCGGTGAGTTCCGGCGGCGCGGCAAGACCATTCTGATCGTCACGCACTCGCTCGGCCTCGTGGAGCGGTTCTGCGACGAAGCGCTGTGGCTCGACGCCGGGCGCGTGCGCGCTCAGGGCGATCCGAAACGGGTCATCGACGCGTACCTCATCGATGTCGAGCGCTCGGAATCGGGCCAGCTCGCCGAGTCCGACCGGCGGGCCAAGGCCGAGGCCGAGACCGCGCCGGCCCCCGACGATCGACCCAGGCCCGACCACCCCGTGGACACGGCCGAGGGCCCACAGGACATGTTCCGCGCGACCGAGGGGCGGTGGGGCTCCCGAGACGTGGAGATCACCGAGGTCGAACTCGTGGGTCCCGACGGTCGGCCCGACCGGATCTTCCGGTCGGGGGATCCCCTCGAGGTCCGCCTGCGCGTCCACGCGCCGCGACCCACGGCCGACTTCGTGTTCGGCGTCGGGCTGTTCAACGCGGACGGCGTCTGCATCTACGGTACCAACACCGATCTCGAGGAGTTCGTCCCCGACCGCCTCGAGGGCGACGGGGTCGTGACCTTCGTCGTCGACTCGCTCGACCTCGTCGAGGGCACCTACAAGCTCGACGTCGCCGTCCACAAGCGCGACGGCGTGCCGTACGACTATCATCGATCGCTCTACTCGTTCAGGGTGAAGTCGCGCGTCAAGGATGTCGGCATCTATCGCCCGCGGCACCGGTGGGACTTCTCGCCAGCCGTCCGCTTCAAGCTCCCGAGTCGCTGA
- a CDS encoding ABC transporter permease produces MWHNLRQLPRYRGLIHSLVVRELKARYRGSVLGFFWSFINPLLLLLIYTFVFTVVLPGTRPKETEPYALFMFCGILPWTWFSSSLSEASNVLIGSGNLIKKVLFPAEILPIVTVLANMVHFFLGLPILGAFLLFYQAPLTPAELLWFPVVVLVQLLLTLGLALILSALTVHFRDIKDILANLLTFWFFATPIIYPMTFAPAPGRTFLNMNPFTHLAVSYQEILFYDGPFGHWKWLLALGVASVGLFFAGYFIFDRLRDSFAEEV; encoded by the coding sequence ATGTGGCATAACCTCCGCCAGCTCCCACGCTACCGCGGGCTCATCCACAGCCTGGTCGTGCGCGAGCTGAAGGCACGCTACCGCGGGTCGGTGCTCGGCTTCTTCTGGTCGTTCATCAACCCCCTGCTGCTGCTCCTGATCTACACGTTCGTCTTCACCGTCGTCCTGCCGGGGACGAGACCCAAGGAGACCGAGCCGTACGCGCTCTTCATGTTCTGCGGCATCCTGCCCTGGACGTGGTTCTCGTCGTCACTGTCCGAAGCGTCGAACGTGCTGATTGGCAGCGGGAACCTGATCAAGAAGGTGCTGTTCCCGGCCGAGATCCTGCCGATCGTCACGGTGCTGGCGAACATGGTCCACTTCTTCCTCGGCCTGCCGATTCTCGGGGCGTTCCTGCTGTTCTACCAGGCGCCGCTGACGCCGGCCGAGCTCTTGTGGTTCCCCGTCGTGGTGCTCGTGCAGCTGCTGCTGACGCTCGGCCTCGCGCTCATCCTGTCGGCGCTGACGGTGCACTTCCGCGACATCAAGGACATCCTCGCGAACCTGCTGACGTTCTGGTTCTTCGCGACGCCCATCATCTACCCGATGACGTTCGCGCCGGCGCCGGGCCGGACGTTCCTCAACATGAACCCGTTCACGCACCTCGCCGTGTCGTACCAGGAGATCCTCTTCTACGACGGCCCGTTCGGCCACTGGAAGTGGCTGCTCGCGCTCGGCGTGGCGTCGGTCGGGCTGTTCTTCGCGGGCTACTTCATCTTCGATCGCCTGCGCGATTCCTTCGCCGAGGAAGTCTAG
- a CDS encoding serine/threonine protein phosphatase, with protein sequence RTASLHPWRNVVTRALSGTDDVLVDVFEVPVETGDRLLLCSDGLSSVVTEERIGEVLAGEGRLDATCSRLVDLANIAGGPDNITVIVLEIDVA encoded by the coding sequence CGGACCGCGAGCCTGCACCCCTGGCGCAACGTCGTCACACGCGCGCTGTCGGGCACCGACGACGTCCTGGTCGACGTGTTCGAGGTGCCGGTCGAGACGGGCGACCGGCTGCTGCTCTGCTCGGATGGCCTGTCGTCGGTGGTGACCGAGGAGCGCATCGGCGAGGTGCTGGCCGGCGAGGGGCGTCTCGACGCCACGTGCTCGCGGCTCGTCGACCTCGCCAACATCGCTGGCGGCCCCGACAACATCACCGTCATCGTGCTCGAGATCGATGTGGCATAA
- a CDS encoding serine/threonine-protein phosphatase yields MQYSWAAASHPGVRRSGNEDSYAAKPDVGLFVVADGMGGHVAGEVASRLAVDTIEAFVAETAEAGRDRTWPVPFDPALSLDANRLRTAFRLANRRLGEEMARRGELRGMATTASGVLLRPGHVPVIAHVGDSRVYRSRAGR; encoded by the coding sequence ATGCAGTATTCGTGGGCCGCGGCGTCCCACCCCGGCGTGCGCCGCTCCGGCAACGAGGACAGTTACGCGGCCAAGCCCGACGTCGGACTGTTCGTGGTCGCCGACGGCATGGGCGGCCACGTGGCCGGCGAGGTGGCCTCGCGACTGGCCGTGGACACGATCGAGGCGTTCGTCGCCGAGACGGCCGAGGCCGGGCGTGACCGGACGTGGCCGGTGCCGTTCGATCCGGCCCTCAGCCTCGATGCCAACCGGCTTCGCACGGCGTTCCGTCTGGCCAACCGGCGCCTCGGCGAGGAAATGGCCCGGCGCGGCGAACTGCGCGGCATGGCGACGACCGCGTCAGGCGTGCTGCTGCGTCCGGGGCACGTGCCCGTGATCGCCCACGTCGGCGACAGCCGCGTCTACCGTTCGCGGGCCGGCCGGC
- a CDS encoding F0F1 ATP synthase subunit epsilon encodes MSLPTHLTLVLVTPDHAVAQAEVDEVQLPGEQGYFGVLPGHAPMLASLSVGPMWYRRGQERTDLAVAFGIAEILPDRVIVMARVAERAEEIDVARAEAAMKRAEDNLAHLKSERDVEIARLSMLKQMVRLRVATRGRTRG; translated from the coding sequence ATGTCCCTGCCCACGCACCTCACGCTCGTGCTCGTCACTCCCGACCATGCCGTGGCGCAGGCGGAGGTGGACGAGGTCCAGTTGCCCGGCGAGCAGGGCTATTTCGGCGTGCTGCCCGGGCACGCGCCGATGCTCGCCTCGCTCTCGGTCGGCCCGATGTGGTACCGGCGGGGGCAGGAACGCACCGACCTGGCCGTGGCGTTCGGCATCGCGGAGATCCTGCCGGACCGTGTCATCGTGATGGCACGGGTCGCGGAGCGGGCCGAGGAGATCGATGTCGCGCGGGCCGAGGCGGCGATGAAGCGGGCGGAAGACAACCTCGCGCACCTCAAGTCGGAGCGCGACGTGGAGATCGCGCGGCTCTCGATGCTCAAGCAGATGGTCCGGCTGCGAGTCGCGACGCGCGGCCGCACGCGCGGCTGA
- the atpD gene encoding F0F1 ATP synthase subunit beta translates to MAQAVAAAQKVGRVVAVIGPVVDIEFESGHLPAIYNALRITVGEGDQAVDIIAEVEQHLGEGRVRTVAMKPTDGLQRGIAAVDLGEPISMPVGPSTLGRVMNVLGEPVDFPDRPIVSSERWPIHRPAPTLEDQSSELKMFETGIKVVDLIEPYLQGGKIGLFGGAGVGKTVIIQELIHNIATKHGGVSVFAGVGERTREGNDLWLEFQESGVIDVNDASKSRAALVYGQMTEPPGARLRVALSGLTVAEYFRDAEGRDVLLFIDNIFRFTQAGSEVSALLGRMPSAVGYQPTLATEMGELQERITSTKKGSITSVQAIYVPADDYTDPAPATTFAHLDATTNLSRAIVELGIYPAVDPLASTSRILDPHVIGEEHYRVARAVKQVLQRYKDLQDIIAILGIDELSEDDKLTVARARKLQRFLSQPFFVAEQFTGRSGKYVPIAETIAGFREILDGKHDEIPEQCFYMCGGIEDVLENYEQLKKQNA, encoded by the coding sequence ATGGCACAGGCAGTTGCGGCAGCACAGAAGGTCGGGCGCGTGGTCGCGGTCATCGGCCCGGTCGTCGACATCGAGTTCGAGAGCGGGCACCTTCCGGCGATCTACAACGCCCTGCGGATCACCGTGGGCGAGGGCGATCAGGCGGTCGACATCATCGCGGAGGTCGAGCAGCACCTTGGCGAAGGGCGCGTGCGCACGGTCGCGATGAAGCCGACCGACGGGCTGCAGCGAGGCATCGCCGCGGTCGATCTCGGCGAGCCGATCTCGATGCCCGTCGGGCCGTCGACGCTGGGACGGGTGATGAACGTGCTCGGCGAGCCCGTCGACTTCCCCGATCGCCCCATCGTCTCGAGCGAGCGCTGGCCCATCCACCGGCCGGCACCGACACTCGAGGACCAGTCGTCCGAGCTGAAGATGTTCGAGACGGGCATCAAGGTCGTCGACCTGATCGAACCGTACCTGCAGGGCGGGAAGATCGGCCTCTTCGGCGGCGCGGGCGTCGGCAAGACGGTCATCATTCAGGAGCTCATCCACAACATCGCGACGAAGCACGGCGGCGTGTCGGTGTTCGCCGGCGTCGGCGAGCGCACGCGCGAGGGCAACGATCTCTGGCTCGAGTTCCAGGAGAGCGGCGTCATCGACGTCAACGACGCGTCGAAGTCGCGCGCCGCCCTGGTCTACGGCCAGATGACCGAGCCGCCAGGCGCGCGGCTCCGCGTGGCCCTGTCGGGCCTCACGGTGGCCGAGTACTTCCGCGACGCGGAAGGCAGGGACGTCCTGCTCTTCATCGACAACATCTTCCGCTTCACGCAGGCGGGGTCCGAGGTGTCCGCGCTGCTCGGGCGCATGCCGTCGGCAGTCGGCTACCAGCCGACGCTGGCGACCGAGATGGGCGAGCTGCAGGAACGGATCACGTCGACGAAGAAGGGGTCGATCACCTCGGTGCAGGCCATCTACGTGCCCGCCGACGACTACACCGACCCGGCGCCGGCGACGACCTTCGCGCACCTCGACGCGACGACGAACCTCTCTCGCGCCATCGTCGAGCTCGGCATCTACCCGGCGGTCGACCCGCTGGCCTCGACCTCGCGCATCCTCGACCCGCACGTCATCGGGGAGGAGCACTACCGCGTGGCGCGCGCCGTGAAACAGGTGCTGCAGAGGTACAAGGATCTCCAGGACATCATCGCAATCCTGGGCATCGACGAGCTCTCGGAGGACGACAAGCTCACGGTGGCACGAGCGCGCAAGCTGCAGCGCTTCCTGTCGCAGCCGTTCTTCGTGGCCGAGCAGTTCACGGGTCGATCGGGCAAGTACGTGCCGATTGCGGAGACGATCGCCGGGTTCCGGGAGATCCTCGACGGCAAGCACGACGAGATCCCGGAGCAGTGCTTCTACATGTGCGGCGGCATCGAGGACGTGCTCGAGAACTACGAGCAGCTGAAGAAGCAGAACGCCTGA
- the atpG gene encoding ATP synthase F1 subunit gamma — protein sequence MPSLIDLRRRIRSVKSTQQITKAMKMIAASRLRKSQERVLGARPFAQQTLHVIRSLATRVDSSLHPLLAERDDARAGARVAAIVITADKGLCGGYNTNLLKAASQFLIDRQQQEVSLLLIGRKGREFFWRRGYRPVYEATNVLPRATYEDAQAIVKGPLGAFVAGELDGVYVIYNEFKSILQQRVIVEKLLPLPHLGEGEATTPVDYIYEPSPQALLDTLLPRFVEFEVYRALLEAGAAEHAARMTAMDAATRNSTEVINQLTLYMNKVRQAAITREIIEVVSGAEAL from the coding sequence ATGCCATCCCTGATCGACCTCCGCCGCCGGATCCGCTCGGTCAAGTCGACGCAGCAGATCACGAAGGCGATGAAGATGATCGCCGCCTCGCGCCTGCGCAAGTCGCAGGAGCGCGTGCTCGGTGCGCGTCCGTTCGCTCAGCAGACGCTGCACGTGATCCGGAGCCTCGCAACGCGCGTCGACTCGTCGCTGCACCCTCTGCTGGCCGAACGCGACGACGCGCGGGCGGGCGCGCGGGTCGCGGCGATCGTGATCACGGCCGACAAGGGATTGTGCGGCGGGTACAACACGAACCTGCTGAAGGCCGCGAGCCAGTTCCTGATCGACCGGCAGCAGCAGGAGGTCTCGCTGCTGCTCATCGGCCGCAAGGGGCGGGAGTTCTTCTGGCGCCGCGGCTACCGCCCGGTGTACGAAGCGACCAACGTGCTGCCGCGCGCGACCTACGAGGACGCGCAGGCGATCGTGAAGGGCCCGCTCGGGGCCTTCGTCGCGGGCGAGCTCGACGGCGTGTACGTGATCTACAACGAGTTCAAGTCGATCCTGCAGCAGCGGGTCATCGTCGAGAAGCTGCTGCCGCTGCCGCACCTCGGCGAGGGCGAGGCGACGACGCCGGTCGACTACATCTACGAGCCGTCGCCGCAGGCGCTGCTCGACACGCTGCTTCCGCGCTTCGTGGAGTTCGAGGTCTACCGGGCGCTGCTCGAGGCGGGCGCGGCCGAGCACGCGGCCCGCATGACGGCGATGGACGCGGCGACGCGCAACTCGACCGAGGTCATCAACCAGCTCACGCTCTACATGAACAAGGTACGGCAGGCGGCGATCACGCGCGAGATCATCGAGGTCGTGTCGGGCGCCGAGGCGCTCTAG
- the atpA gene encoding F0F1 ATP synthase subunit alpha produces MSIKAEDISRIIREQIGGFGVDVDVAEVGSVVSVGDGIARVRGVERTMAGEMIEFPHGVVGIALNLEEDSVGCVLLGEYHEIREGDPVKRTGRIISVPVGEEMLGRVVNALGQPIDGKGPIHSGQFSPIERLAPGVVDRQPVKEPLQTGLKAIDSMVPIGRGQRELIIGDRQTGKTAIAVDTIINQKGTGVVCIYNAVGQKQSTIAQVVRTLEQHGAMEYTIVVAAAASEPAPMLYISPYAACTIGEFFRDTGRHALCVYDDLTKHAQAYREISLLLRRPPGREAYPGDVFYLHSRLLERAAKLKPELGGGSLTALPVIETQAGDLSAYIPTNVISITDGQIFLETDLFHQGVRPAINVGNSVSRVGGSAQVKAMRQVAGSLRLDLAQYRELAAFAQFGSDLDKATQAQLNRGARLVEVLKQSQYEPLPVEKQVLIIFAGGNGFLDAIPVAEVRHFEQELYRFAEARRPAMLRTLAEKKTIDDELKAEMLGALQEFSKEFQQATTAAAS; encoded by the coding sequence ATGAGCATCAAGGCAGAAGACATCTCGAGGATCATCCGGGAACAGATTGGCGGCTTCGGTGTGGACGTCGACGTCGCCGAGGTGGGGAGCGTCGTGTCGGTGGGCGACGGCATCGCGCGCGTGCGAGGGGTCGAGCGCACCATGGCGGGCGAGATGATCGAGTTCCCGCACGGCGTCGTCGGCATCGCGCTGAACCTCGAGGAGGACAGTGTCGGGTGCGTGCTGCTCGGTGAGTATCACGAGATCCGCGAGGGCGACCCCGTCAAGCGGACCGGCCGGATCATCTCGGTGCCGGTGGGCGAGGAGATGCTCGGCCGCGTCGTCAACGCGCTCGGGCAGCCCATCGACGGGAAGGGGCCGATCCACAGCGGGCAGTTCTCGCCCATCGAGCGCCTCGCGCCGGGTGTCGTCGATCGGCAGCCGGTGAAGGAGCCGCTGCAGACCGGGCTCAAGGCCATCGACTCGATGGTGCCGATCGGCCGTGGCCAGCGCGAGCTGATCATCGGCGACCGGCAGACCGGCAAGACGGCGATCGCCGTCGACACGATCATCAACCAGAAGGGCACGGGGGTCGTCTGCATCTACAACGCGGTGGGCCAGAAGCAGTCGACCATCGCCCAGGTGGTGCGCACGCTCGAGCAGCACGGCGCGATGGAGTACACCATCGTCGTTGCGGCGGCGGCCTCCGAGCCCGCGCCGATGCTCTACATCAGCCCCTACGCGGCGTGCACCATCGGCGAGTTCTTCCGCGACACGGGCCGCCACGCGCTGTGCGTGTACGACGACCTGACGAAGCACGCGCAGGCCTACCGGGAGATCTCGCTGCTGCTGCGGCGGCCGCCGGGGCGCGAGGCGTATCCTGGCGACGTCTTCTATCTGCACTCGAGGCTGCTCGAGCGCGCGGCGAAGCTCAAGCCGGAGCTCGGCGGCGGGTCGCTGACGGCGCTGCCGGTCATCGAGACGCAGGCGGGTGACCTGTCGGCGTACATCCCCACGAACGTCATCTCGATCACCGACGGGCAGATCTTCCTCGAGACGGACCTCTTCCACCAGGGCGTCCGGCCGGCCATCAACGTGGGCAACTCCGTGTCGCGCGTGGGCGGGTCGGCGCAGGTGAAGGCGATGCGGCAGGTGGCGGGCTCCCTGCGGCTCGATCTCGCGCAGTACCGCGAGCTTGCCGCCTTCGCGCAGTTCGGCAGCGATCTCGACAAGGCGACGCAGGCGCAGCTCAACCGGGGCGCGCGGCTCGTCGAGGTGCTGAAGCAGAGCCAGTACGAGCCGCTGCCGGTCGAGAAGCAGGTGCTCATTATCTTCGCCGGCGGCAACGGCTTCCTCGATGCGATCCCGGTGGCCGAGGTGCGACACTTCGAGCAGGAGCTGTACCGGTTCGCCGAGGCGCGTCGGCCGGCCATGCTGCGGACGCTCGCGGAGAAGAAGACGATCGACGACGAGCTGAAGGCCGAGATGCTGGGGGCCCTCCAGGAGTTCTCGAAGGAGTTCCAGCAGGCCACGACGGCCGCGGCGTCGTAG